A genome region from Cucumis sativus cultivar 9930 unplaced genomic scaffold, Cucumber_9930_V3 scaffold38, whole genome shotgun sequence includes the following:
- the LOC116405854 gene encoding uncharacterized protein LOC116405854, translating into MKKLLKARFLPPNYEQTLYNQYQNCRQGVRTVAEYIEEFHRLSARTNLSENEQHQVARFVGGLRFDIKEKVRLQPFRFLSEAISFAETVEEMIAIRSKNLNRRSAWETNSTKSKTNDQPSTSTKAKGKEIDNQEVAVERKKEQTFKPSGQNNYSRPSLGKCFRCGQTGHLSNNCPQRKTIAIAEDGGQTSEDSIEAEEETELIEADDGERVSCVIQRLLITPKEEKNLQRHCLFKTRCTINGRVCDVIIDNGSSENFVAKKLVTVLNLKAEAHMSFNGWEER; encoded by the exons atgaaaaaattgCTGAAGGCAAGATTCTTACCACCAAACTACGAACAAACTTTATACAATCAGTACCAAAACTGCCGCCAAGGTGTCCGGACAGTAGCTGAGTACATTGAAGAATTCCACCGCCTGAGTGCAAGAACAAACCTAAGCGAAAATGAACAGCACCAGGTTGCAAGATTTGTGGGAGGCCTTCGATTCGACATCAAGGAAAAGGTCAGACTACAACCATTCCGTTTCCTGTCTGAAGCAATATCATTTGCAGAAACGGTAGAGGAGATGATTGCAATTCGATCCAAGAATCTAAATAGAAGATCAGCATGGGAAACAAATTCgacaaaaagcaaaacaaacgACCAACCTTCAACCTCAACAAAAGCAAAAGGGAAAGAGATTGATAATCAAGAAGTAGccgttgaaagaaagaaagaacagaCGTTCAAGCCTAGTGGTCAGAACAACTACTCCCGCCCGTCATTAGGAAAATGCTTCCGATGTGGCCAAACTGGCCACCTGTCCAACAACTGTCCGCAAAGAAAAACCATTGCAATAGCCGAAGATGGAGGACAGACAAGTGAAGACAGTATAGAAGCAGAGGAAGAAACTGAACTGATTGAAGCAGATGATGGGGAAAGGGTCTCTTGTGTTATCCAACGGTTACTAATTACGCccaaggaagaaaagaacctGCAACGCCACTGTCTTTTCAAGACAAGATGCACCATAAACGGAAGAGTATGTGATGTAATCATAGACAACGGCAGCAGTGAAAACTTCGTAGCAAAGAAATTAGTAACAGTCTTGAATCTAAAGGCTGAAGCAC ATATGAGTTTCAATGGATGGGAAGAAAGGTAG